A window of Paenibacillus sp. 19GGS1-52 contains these coding sequences:
- a CDS encoding queuosine precursor transporter produces MFNLLWGIGFVIVNFVFFLLCYRLFGKKGLYAWVGVATVIANIQVTKTISMPPNIVMTLGNTMYVTLYMTSDLINEKYGRREARTAVWFGFFTLLMTTVIMQMALKFTPDESDFAQESLEKIFGLMPRLALGSLTAYFISQFLDVRLYSWIRKYYSTSRQLWIRSNGSTMVSSFVDTLIFCTIAFAGTYEWKVWVQILLTTYVAKFLLTAAGTPILYIARSFKFAEEESAVQRAADTHISS; encoded by the coding sequence ATGTTTAACTTGTTATGGGGAATTGGGTTTGTTATTGTCAATTTTGTTTTCTTTCTTCTCTGCTACCGCTTATTTGGCAAAAAAGGCTTATATGCCTGGGTAGGCGTTGCTACGGTTATTGCTAACATTCAGGTCACAAAAACAATTTCCATGCCACCAAATATTGTTATGACCCTTGGAAATACGATGTATGTGACTCTATATATGACCAGCGATTTGATCAATGAGAAGTACGGGCGGAGAGAGGCGCGAACGGCGGTCTGGTTCGGTTTCTTCACCTTGCTGATGACAACGGTTATTATGCAGATGGCGCTGAAGTTCACTCCGGATGAGAGCGACTTCGCTCAGGAATCCCTGGAAAAAATCTTTGGACTTATGCCACGCTTGGCACTGGGTAGCCTTACAGCATATTTTATCAGCCAGTTTCTCGATGTTCGGTTATATTCGTGGATAAGAAAATATTACAGCACATCCCGTCAGCTATGGATTCGCTCCAATGGCAGTACGATGGTCAGCTCCTTTGTGGATACACTCATCTTCTGTACGATTGCCTTCGCGGGCACGTATGAATGGAAGGTATGGGTTCAGATATTGCTCACAACTTATGTTGCGAAGTTCTTGTTGACTGCAGCAGGTACGCCAATCCTTTACATCGCTCGTTCCTTCAAGTTTGCTGAGGAGGAGTCTGCAGTTCAGAGAGCAGCGGATACCCATATCTCCTCCTAG
- a CDS encoding Xaa-Pro peptidase family protein, giving the protein MNDALKSLEQKMMPEGLDALLVTDPKHVYYLTGFASNPHERFLGLLLIKGEEPVLIVPALDAEAAHAASAVTKILTHSDTDNPYLLLKECLGSTTLNTLGIEKEHFSVARYELLAESIAAKSFHDIGPLLRSMRAKKTPEEVSRMKHAAELVEEVLRRGLEHVKTGVSEIELVAELEYLMKKVGASGPSFDTMVLSGPNTALPHGVPGSRMIQPGDLLMFDLGVYAGGYASDITRTFAVEEMDAKLMTLYTTVLAANEAGIAASVAGATFGSVDQAAREVIAAAGFGPYFMHRVGHGLGMDTHEYPSLHGLNTDVIENGNVFTVEPGIYVPGLGGVRIEDDVLITADGPQTLTSFPKEWTVLHL; this is encoded by the coding sequence ATGAACGATGCACTAAAAAGTCTTGAACAAAAAATGATGCCTGAGGGCCTTGATGCTCTGCTCGTCACAGATCCCAAGCATGTCTACTATTTGACGGGGTTTGCCAGCAATCCACATGAACGCTTTCTTGGTTTACTCCTAATCAAGGGAGAGGAGCCTGTACTGATCGTTCCGGCATTAGATGCAGAAGCGGCCCATGCGGCCTCGGCGGTTACGAAGATTCTGACACATAGCGATACGGATAATCCCTACCTCCTGCTTAAAGAATGTCTTGGCAGCACAACTCTGAATACACTCGGTATCGAGAAGGAGCACTTCTCCGTAGCGCGTTATGAACTGCTGGCTGAGTCCATAGCGGCGAAGAGCTTCCACGATATTGGTCCATTACTGCGCAGCATGCGCGCCAAGAAGACCCCTGAGGAAGTCAGCCGCATGAAGCATGCCGCTGAGCTTGTAGAAGAAGTTCTGCGCCGCGGTCTTGAGCACGTAAAGACTGGTGTAAGCGAAATCGAACTGGTGGCCGAGCTGGAATATCTCATGAAAAAGGTTGGTGCCTCTGGCCCCTCCTTCGATACCATGGTGCTCTCCGGTCCGAATACTGCCCTGCCACACGGCGTACCGGGCAGCCGAATGATCCAGCCAGGCGATCTCCTCATGTTCGACCTTGGCGTGTATGCTGGTGGATATGCTTCCGATATTACTCGCACCTTTGCTGTGGAAGAGATGGATGCCAAGCTTATGACCCTCTACACTACAGTGCTGGCTGCCAATGAAGCCGGTATTGCTGCTTCCGTCGCAGGAGCTACCTTTGGTTCAGTCGATCAGGCCGCACGGGAAGTGATCGCTGCGGCAGGCTTCGGACCTTATTTCATGCATCGTGTCGGCCATGGTCTCGGAATGGATACACATGAATACCCTTCTCTACACGGGTTGAATACAGATGTTATTGAGAATGGGAACGTGTTTACCGTAGAGCCCGGTATTTATGTTCCAGGGCTTGGCGGCGTACGGATTGAAGATGATGTATTAATTACTGCGGACGGCCCTCAGACACTCACAAGCTTTCCGAAAGAATGGACTGTTCTGCATTTGTAG